CCCCCTCGCACAGGAGTAATTGAGGTCCAACCATGATGGATAATAAGCGTTTGTTGATCGCTGTGGCGCTCTGTTTAGCAGTGACCGTAGGCTGGAATTTCCTTGCTGAACATATGGGCTGGCTGCCCAAGCCGGCCGAGCAGCAGGTAGCAACTGCTTCCGAAGCAGGCAACGTTAACGTGCAGGCAACGACCGCAGCAGATGCGGACCAGCCTGCCGTTCCTGTTTTTCAGCCCTCCGAAGGGCGTGAAGTAACCGTTTCCACCCCCCTGTACACCGCAGTGATGCACTCTCAGGGCGGCGTTATGAAGAGCTTCCAGCTCAAGGAGTACAAGGCTACTCTCGACGCTGGTTCCCCCTCTGTCGACATGGTGGGCGAGGCAGCTTCCCAGATGGGTGATCTCGGTATCATGCTGGATGGCAAGCGCACATGGCTGGAAGGCCAGTGGAGCTTTGCCGGTGAAAATCTTTCCCTTGATGGCAACGCCAGCGGCCTGCTGGTGTTTACCGGTGAAGTGGAAGGCATCCGTGTTATTCGCGAGATGCACTTCTTCGCCGATTCCTATGTGGTTAAGGAAAAAGTGCGCCTTGTGAATGCGGGAGAAACTCCCCGCAGTGTCCGTCTTGACTTCACCCTTGGTTCAAGCCCCATCGAATCGGCCCACAGCCGTTACAATCCCACCAAGATTGCATGGTTCTCCGATTCTGAAGGCCTTGATTACGAATCCGACCTCGAAGAGCTCGAAAAGGGTTTTGCCAAGAGCCTGCCCCTGCGTTGGGCAGGTGTGGAAAGCAACTACTTCCTTGCAGCTGTTGCCCCTGAAGGAAGCGATGTGGCACTCAAGGCCAAGTTCCAGCATGGTGTCTACCGCGTTGCCATAGAGCGCGATGCCATCGGCCTTGCCCCCGGAGCCGAAGTGGAACTCGGCACCAACTACTTCCTTGGCCCCAAGCTTGCCCAGGCCCTGGAGTCCGCGCCTAATATGCTCGGTGCTTCCATCGACTACGGCATGTTCAGTATTCTGGCCAAGCCCCTGTTGAAGATGATCAACTTCTTCCACGGGTATGTGGGGAACTATGGTGTGGCTATCATCATCTTGACCATTCTGATCAAGCTGCTGTTCTGGCCCCTTTCCCACAAGAGCTACAAGTCCATGGAGCAGATGAAGAAGCTGCAGCCCATGATGCAGAAGATTCGTGAAAAGCATGCTGACGACCGCGAACGGCAGAACCAGGAGGTCATGAACCTCTACAA
This region of Desulfovibrio subterraneus genomic DNA includes:
- the yidC gene encoding membrane protein insertase YidC; the encoded protein is MDNKRLLIAVALCLAVTVGWNFLAEHMGWLPKPAEQQVATASEAGNVNVQATTAADADQPAVPVFQPSEGREVTVSTPLYTAVMHSQGGVMKSFQLKEYKATLDAGSPSVDMVGEAASQMGDLGIMLDGKRTWLEGQWSFAGENLSLDGNASGLLVFTGEVEGIRVIREMHFFADSYVVKEKVRLVNAGETPRSVRLDFTLGSSPIESAHSRYNPTKIAWFSDSEGLDYESDLEELEKGFAKSLPLRWAGVESNYFLAAVAPEGSDVALKAKFQHGVYRVAIERDAIGLAPGAEVELGTNYFLGPKLAQALESAPNMLGASIDYGMFSILAKPLLKMINFFHGYVGNYGVAIIILTILIKLLFWPLSHKSYKSMEQMKKLQPMMQKIREKHADDRERQNQEVMNLYKTYKVNPAGGCLPMLVQIPVFFGLYQALLNSIELRHASFITYLPFTDKIWLADLSAADPFYITPIVMGLTMLLQQMMTPSTGDPVQKKMMMFMPLVFTFMFLNFPAGLVVYWLVNNVLSIAQQWFMLRKA